caggCTCAGAAGAGGGAGATGCCTTACTTGAGGACAGCACAAAGCTGGACCGGACTCTACTTGCAGGAAGGGGGCAGGGatggggctgtagctcagctgCATGGTTGCCTAGCAGGCTCGGAAGCCTGGGTTCTGACCACACTGCACTGTTCTAGTGATGCACAGCCATGATACCAGCCCTGGGGAGGTGGACGTAagggaatcagaagttcaaaggaGTCTTTacggacagcctgggctacacgtaaaaaagaaaacaacaagaagaaaagaaactctgCTTTCTCCTAACAGAGAAGTGAGACCCACATCCCCCTACGTCACCCCTTGGAGACCcacatcctctcccctcccttggAGCATCCGTGCTAAGTGTCTCCAAGTCTGCCTCCTCACTTCCCAACTTCCACAGTGGCCCTTTGACTGTGCTCCCAGACCTCGAAGGCACTCTGAGGTGGATGAGATCCCGCCAGTGTTGTGAGTATTGGCaaagtgcatgtgtggaggggTAGGAGTCTGAAGTCCTCCCTGCTCTGATTCTGCTGCTCTCGAGATGGGCAGGTACTGGCTGCTGCCTggtctcctcctttccctgcctctggtaACAGGGTGGACCACTTCCAATTGCCTGGTGACTGAAGGCTCCCGGCTGCCCCTGGTCTCCCGCTATTTTGCATTCTGCACCAACTCTAAGCTATCCTTTCTTGCGGCTTGCTTCCCTGTGAATAACCTGACACAGACCTTGGAAGCTGTACCCCGGGCTGTGGAGGGACTCTGCCTTGGTGGTTCTGTGTCTACTCTGCTTCCAGatgctttctctgcttttcctggACTCAAGATCCTGGGACTGAGTCTGCACCCTACCCGACTCCTGCCAGGAGCTCTCCGGGGCCTGGGACAGTTACGGAACCTCTCTTTTTTTGGCCATCCTGGTGGGAGGAAATCTCTCTTTCTACCTCCCGATGCCTTTGGTGACCTGATTTCCCTCCAGAGACTCCATATCTCTGGCCCCTGCCTGGATAAGAAGGCaagtgtctctctgcctcccagtctgCAATGGTTGACTGTCCAGTTCAGTTGCCTTCAGgatgtgggagagctggctggCATGTTCCCAGATCTGGTGCAAGGTTCCTCCTCCAGGGCTTCATGGACCCTGAAGATGTTGGATCTGTCACAAAACCGGGGGCTGAAGATGGCTAGTCCTGGGTCCCTCCAGGGTCTCCAGGTGGAGATTCTGGACCTGAGAGGAACACAGCTGGATGCTGTGGCAGTGAAGGACCTGGGACTTCTGAAACTTGATGTCTTGTATGGACAGACTGCCACGGCCGAGCTGGCTGCTGAGGTCATTGCCCACTTTGAGCTGCAGGGCCTGAATGTGGAAAGAAGCAAGCTAGGAAATATATCTCAGGAGGCCCTGGCTTCCTGCCATAGCCTGAAGACCTTGGGTCTTTCAGGCACTGGCCTGACTAAGCTACCACCaggcttcctggctgccatgccTAGGCTTCAGAGACTGGACCTGGCCAGAAACCAATTGCCGAGCACCGTGCTGTGCATGAATGAGACGGGAGACGTGTCAGGACTCACGACTCTGAATCTGTCAGGCAATGGGTTGCGCATCCTGCCTCCGGCTACCTTCTCCTGTTTACCACACTTGCGAGAGCTGCTGCTTCAGGACAACAAGCTGCTATCCCTGGAGGGGCACCTTTTCCAGGAGCTACAGCAACTAGAGACCTTGAAGCTGGATAGAAATCCCCTGTTTAACCTGGGTAAGAACTGGTTGGCTGCTCTGCCTGCATTGACCACCCTTAGCCTGTTAGATACTCAAATTGTACTGAGCCCAGACCCTGGCTTCTGGGGAGCAAAGAATCTGCATACCTTGAGCCTGAGGCTTCCCCATCGCCCTGCTCCAGCAGTAGTGTCCCTGCCCATGTATTTGACCAGCTTAGAGCTTCATGTAGCCTCAGGTACAAGGCATTGGACGCTGTCCCCAACTATCTTTCCTTTCTTAGAGACCTTGACTATAAAAGGTAGGGGACTGAAGCTGGGGGTCCAGAATGCGTCTGAGGTCTTCCCCGCTCTCCAGAAGCTCTCCCTGCTCCAGAACAGCTTGGATGCTTTCTGCTCCCAGGGCACCTCCAGCATTTTCCTCTGGCAGCTCCCCAAACTTCAGTCCTTGAAGGTATGGGGTGCTGGAAGCAACTCCAGACCCTGCCTTATCACCGGGCTTCCCAGCCTACAGGAACTGAAGCTGGAGTCACTTCAGTCCATAACCCAGCCCCGTTCGGTACAGCTGGAGGAGCTGGTGGGTGACCTTCCACAGCTCCAGGCGTTACAGCTGTCCAGCACAGGGCTCAAGTCACTGTCGGCCGCTGCTTTCCAGCGCCTGCACAGTCTCCAGGTCTTAGTGCTTTACATGGAGGAAGACTTGGTGCTGCAGGACAGTCTGAGGGAGTACAGCCCTCAGATGCCCCGCTATATCTACATTCTGCAGTCAAAATTGGCCTGCCAGTGTGCCAATGCATGGATGGTGCCGTGGGTTAAGCAGTCCagtaaaacatacatacacataagagaTGGCCACTTATGTCCAGGAGAAGTCAGGGTCCCTGACAGGGATTCCCTTACCTCCTTTCTCTGGGACCACTGCCCCCAGACTTTGGAGCTGAAACTCTTTTTGGCCA
Above is a window of Arvicanthis niloticus isolate mArvNil1 chromosome 5, mArvNil1.pat.X, whole genome shotgun sequence DNA encoding:
- the LOC117709519 gene encoding toll-like receptor 12; protein product: MGRYWLLPGLLLSLPLVTGWTTSNCLVTEGSRLPLVSRYFAFCTNSKLSFLAACFPVNNLTQTLEAVPRAVEGLCLGGSVSTLLPDAFSAFPGLKILGLSLHPTRLLPGALRGLGQLRNLSFFGHPGGRKSLFLPPDAFGDLISLQRLHISGPCLDKKASVSLPPSLQWLTVQFSCLQDVGELAGMFPDLVQGSSSRASWTLKMLDLSQNRGLKMASPGSLQGLQVEILDLRGTQLDAVAVKDLGLLKLDVLYGQTATAELAAEVIAHFELQGLNVERSKLGNISQEALASCHSLKTLGLSGTGLTKLPPGFLAAMPRLQRLDLARNQLPSTVLCMNETGDVSGLTTLNLSGNGLRILPPATFSCLPHLRELLLQDNKLLSLEGHLFQELQQLETLKLDRNPLFNLGKNWLAALPALTTLSLLDTQIVLSPDPGFWGAKNLHTLSLRLPHRPAPAVVSLPMYLTSLELHVASGTRHWTLSPTIFPFLETLTIKGRGLKLGVQNASEVFPALQKLSLLQNSLDAFCSQGTSSIFLWQLPKLQSLKVWGAGSNSRPCLITGLPSLQELKLESLQSITQPRSVQLEELVGDLPQLQALQLSSTGLKSLSAAAFQRLHSLQVLVLYMEEDLVLQDSLREYSPQMPRYIYILQSKLACQCANAWMVPWVKQSSKTYIHIRDGHLCPGEVRVPDRDSLTSFLWDHCPQTLELKLFLASSALVLLLIALPLLQEARNTWIPYLQALFRIWLQGLRGQGNEGKRFLFDVFVSHCRQDQGWVIGELLPVLEGFLPAGLGLRLCLPERDFEPGKDVVDTVVDSIVNSRATLCVLSGQALCDPRCRLELRLATSLLLASPSPPVLLLVYLEPISRHQLPGYHRLARLLRRGDYCLWPEEEERRSGFWTWLRSRLGRP